In Oceanibaculum nanhaiense, the following proteins share a genomic window:
- a CDS encoding elongation factor G, translated as MNARTERTPIDTPRCAVLVGPYLSGKTSLLESLLSACGAIPRQGSVKDGNSTGDASPEARARQMSVEPNIAHARYMDEAWVFVDCPGSIEFAQDYRNALQVADVAVVVCEADPARALTVAPILKYLDDEDIPHLLFVNRMDEAVGRVRELLAALQAHSRRPLVLRQVPIREGERVTGYVDLASERAYRYKPGQPSDLIQIPDESRPREQEARGEMLEALADFDDGLLEQLLEDMVPETNDIYRTLAKDLQSDLIVPVFLGAAEKNHGVHRLLKALRHEVSDAAHTAGRKAIPPEGEPLLQVFKTLHLAHTGKLSLARIWRGGVKDGQMLTGPHGQARISGLYHLLGSNLAKISEAGPGDVVAMGKMEPVATGDALTPADRMTDDPAWPEPLAPVYAMALHAANRNDEVKLSGALAKLVEEDLSLTTRHDADTGELLLSGQGDIHLQIAADRLKSKYNLEVTLARPQVPYKETIRRKTEQHARHKKQSGGHGQFADVKIAIQPLPRGSGFQFVDKIVGGAIPRQYIPSVEEGVREFMPHGPLGYPVVDFQVTLQDGQFHSVDSSDMAFKLAARQAMAEGMAKCDPVLLEPILAVAIAVPNEFTSKVQRLITGRRGQILGYDSRAGWPGWDEVQCFMPQAEIHDLIIELRSATLGVGSYSQRFDHLQELTGRLADQAVAAQ; from the coding sequence ATGAACGCAAGAACCGAGCGCACGCCCATCGACACGCCGCGCTGCGCCGTGCTGGTGGGCCCTTATCTCAGCGGCAAGACGTCCCTGCTGGAAAGCCTGCTCTCCGCCTGCGGCGCCATCCCCCGGCAGGGCAGCGTGAAGGATGGCAACAGCACCGGCGACGCCTCGCCCGAGGCGCGCGCCCGGCAGATGAGCGTCGAACCCAACATCGCGCATGCCCGCTATATGGACGAAGCCTGGGTGTTCGTGGACTGCCCCGGCTCCATCGAATTCGCGCAGGATTACCGCAACGCGCTGCAGGTGGCCGATGTCGCGGTGGTGGTGTGCGAGGCCGACCCGGCACGCGCGCTGACTGTCGCGCCGATCCTGAAATATCTGGATGACGAGGATATCCCGCACCTGCTGTTCGTGAACCGCATGGACGAGGCGGTGGGCCGGGTGCGCGAGTTGCTGGCGGCCCTGCAGGCGCATTCCCGGCGGCCGCTGGTGCTGCGCCAGGTGCCGATCCGCGAGGGCGAGCGCGTGACCGGCTATGTCGATTTGGCGAGCGAGCGGGCCTACCGCTACAAGCCGGGCCAGCCGTCCGACCTGATCCAGATTCCCGACGAGTCCCGCCCGCGCGAGCAGGAGGCGCGCGGCGAAATGCTGGAGGCACTGGCCGATTTCGACGATGGGCTGCTGGAACAGCTGCTGGAAGACATGGTGCCGGAAACCAACGACATCTACCGCACGCTGGCGAAGGATCTGCAATCCGACCTGATCGTGCCGGTGTTTCTCGGTGCGGCGGAGAAGAATCACGGCGTCCACCGCCTGCTGAAGGCGCTGCGGCACGAAGTGTCGGACGCGGCCCATACCGCCGGGCGCAAGGCGATCCCGCCGGAGGGCGAACCGCTGCTGCAGGTGTTCAAGACGCTGCACCTTGCTCATACCGGCAAGCTGTCGCTGGCCCGGATCTGGCGCGGTGGCGTGAAGGACGGGCAGATGCTGACCGGCCCGCACGGCCAGGCGCGCATCAGCGGCCTCTATCATCTGCTGGGATCGAACCTCGCGAAGATATCCGAAGCCGGCCCCGGCGATGTGGTGGCGATGGGCAAGATGGAGCCGGTCGCCACCGGCGACGCTTTGACCCCGGCCGACAGGATGACCGACGACCCGGCCTGGCCGGAACCGCTGGCCCCGGTCTATGCCATGGCGCTGCACGCCGCCAACCGTAATGACGAGGTGAAGCTGTCGGGCGCGCTCGCGAAGCTGGTGGAGGAAGACCTGTCGCTGACCACCCGGCATGACGCGGATACCGGCGAGCTGCTGCTGTCCGGCCAGGGCGACATCCATCTGCAGATCGCCGCCGACCGGCTGAAGAGCAAGTATAATCTGGAAGTGACGCTGGCCCGCCCGCAGGTACCCTACAAGGAAACCATCCGCCGCAAGACCGAACAGCATGCGCGGCACAAGAAGCAGAGCGGCGGCCATGGCCAGTTCGCCGACGTGAAGATCGCCATCCAGCCGCTGCCGCGCGGATCGGGCTTCCAGTTCGTGGACAAGATCGTCGGCGGCGCCATTCCGCGCCAGTACATCCCCTCGGTCGAGGAAGGGGTGCGCGAGTTCATGCCGCATGGGCCGCTGGGCTATCCGGTGGTCGATTTCCAGGTGACGCTGCAGGACGGCCAGTTCCACAGCGTGGACAGTTCAGACATGGCCTTCAAGCTGGCGGCGCGGCAGGCGATGGCGGAGGGCATGGCGAAATGCGATCCGGTGCTGCTGGAGCCGATCCTGGCGGTCGCCATTGCGGTGCCGAACGAGTTCACTTCAAAGGTGCAGCGCCTCATCACCGGGCGGCGCGGGCAGATTCTGGGCTATGATTCGCGCGCCGGCTGGCCGGGCTGGGACGAGGTGCAGTGCTTCATGCCGCAGGCGGAAATCCACGACCTCATCATCGAGCTGCGCTCGGCGACGCTTGGCGTGGGCAGCTATAGCCAGCGCTTCGATCATCTGCAGGAACTGACCGGCAGGCTGGCCGACCAGGCGGTTGCAGCCCAGTAG
- a CDS encoding SDR family oxidoreductase, giving the protein MTRPSFLFCFGFGYSAEWLAAKLLPQGWKIAGTARDDAKRAAMQARGITAYPFPLPDAGMALAGVTHILSSVPPRDGHDPVVAAHGDALRVLPDLAWVGYLSTTGVYGDTGGAWVDEDSPLNPSTPSGKTRVTAEAEWQALGLPLHIFRLSGIYGPGRSAIDQLRAGTAKRIVKPGQVFNRIHVEDIAQVLAASMARPAPGAIYNLADDEPAASSDVVLEASRLLGVEPPPEIPLEQADLGAMGRAFYSESKRVRNDRIKRDLGISLACPTYREGLAACLARLSSN; this is encoded by the coding sequence ATGACAAGGCCCAGCTTCCTGTTCTGCTTCGGCTTCGGCTATTCAGCCGAATGGCTCGCCGCGAAGCTGCTGCCGCAGGGCTGGAAGATCGCCGGCACCGCCCGCGATGACGCCAAGCGCGCGGCAATGCAGGCGCGCGGCATCACGGCATATCCCTTCCCGCTGCCGGATGCCGGCATGGCGCTGGCGGGTGTCACCCATATCCTGTCCTCGGTGCCGCCGCGCGACGGCCACGACCCGGTGGTGGCCGCGCATGGCGACGCGCTGAGGGTGCTGCCTGACCTTGCCTGGGTCGGCTACCTCTCGACCACCGGGGTCTATGGCGACACCGGTGGCGCCTGGGTGGATGAGGACAGCCCGCTCAACCCCTCCACCCCGTCCGGCAAGACGCGGGTGACGGCGGAGGCCGAGTGGCAGGCGCTGGGTCTGCCGCTGCACATCTTCCGCCTGTCCGGCATCTACGGGCCGGGACGCAGCGCCATCGACCAGCTGCGTGCCGGCACGGCGAAGCGTATCGTAAAGCCGGGGCAGGTCTTCAACCGCATCCATGTCGAGGATATCGCCCAGGTACTGGCCGCCTCGATGGCCCGGCCCGCGCCGGGGGCGATCTACAATCTGGCGGATGACGAGCCGGCCGCATCATCCGATGTCGTGCTGGAGGCCAGCCGCCTGCTGGGCGTCGAACCACCGCCGGAAATCCCGCTGGAGCAGGCCGATCTCGGTGCAATGGGGCGCGCCTTCTATTCGGAATCCAAGCGCGTCCGCAACGACCGGATCAAGCGCGACCTCGGCATCAGCCTCGCCTGCCCGACCTACCGCGAGGGGCTGGCCGCCTGCCTTGCCCGGCTATCGTCTAATTAG
- a CDS encoding cupin domain-containing protein yields the protein MQDRDADAIIRHLGLEPHPEGGYFRETFRDNPADGSRGALTCIHYLLKAGEFSAWHRVTDATEIWHFQAGAPLVLTLSPNGHDAEAHHLGNDVLAGHRPHLVVPPNCWQTAESLGHWTLVACTVAPAFDFAGFEMAPPDWRPLPRPSGR from the coding sequence ATGCAGGATCGCGACGCCGACGCCATCATCCGGCATCTGGGGCTGGAGCCCCATCCGGAGGGCGGCTATTTCCGCGAGACCTTCCGCGACAACCCCGCGGACGGCTCGCGCGGCGCCCTGACCTGCATCCACTATCTGCTGAAGGCCGGCGAGTTCTCGGCCTGGCACCGCGTCACCGACGCCACCGAAATCTGGCATTTCCAGGCCGGTGCGCCGCTGGTGCTGACGCTGTCGCCGAACGGCCACGATGCCGAGGCGCATCATCTGGGCAATGATGTGCTGGCCGGCCACCGCCCGCACCTCGTGGTGCCGCCGAACTGCTGGCAGACCGCTGAGAGCCTGGGGCACTGGACGCTGGTCGCCTGTACCGTGGCGCCGGCCTTCGACTTTGCCGGCTTCGAGATGGCGCCGCCGGACTGGCGGCCGCTTCCGCGGCCGTCGGGCCGATAG
- a CDS encoding glutathione S-transferase has protein sequence MKLRYSTTSPYVRKVMVLAIEAGIDGKIEKDKTAASPIERNESLYADNPIGKVPALTTDDGMTLFDSPVICEYLDAEHAGGKFYPAKGKARWVALRQHAIADGLLDAALLARYEGFMRPQELRWDAWLAGQKGKVASALDMLEKEAADLDGPITIGQIAVGCALGYMDFRFADDNWRGSRPKLAKWYEGFAARPSMQATVPPQ, from the coding sequence ATGAAGCTGCGTTATTCCACCACCTCGCCCTATGTGCGCAAGGTCATGGTGCTGGCCATCGAGGCCGGCATCGACGGCAAGATCGAGAAGGACAAGACTGCCGCCAGCCCGATCGAGCGCAACGAATCGCTCTATGCCGACAATCCCATCGGCAAGGTGCCGGCGCTAACCACCGACGATGGCATGACGCTCTTCGATTCGCCGGTGATCTGCGAATATCTCGATGCCGAACATGCCGGCGGGAAATTCTACCCGGCCAAGGGCAAGGCACGCTGGGTGGCACTGCGCCAGCACGCCATCGCTGACGGGCTGCTGGATGCGGCACTGCTGGCGCGCTATGAGGGCTTCATGCGGCCGCAGGAGCTGCGCTGGGATGCCTGGCTCGCCGGCCAGAAGGGCAAGGTCGCGAGCGCGCTGGACATGCTGGAGAAGGAGGCCGCCGATCTGGACGGCCCGATCACCATCGGCCAGATCGCGGTCGGCTGCGCGCTGGGCTATATGGATTTCCGCTTTGCCGACGATAACTGGCGCGGCTCCCGTCCGAAGCTCGCCAAATGGTATGAGGGCTTTGCCGCCCGCCCGTCCATGCAGGCGACCGTCCCGCCGCAGTAA
- the gloB gene encoding hydroxyacylglutathione hydrolase, producing the protein MAQLIVHQIPVLSDNYVYLVHAAATGETAVVDPALAPPVLAALEQKGWRLTHILNTHHHADHTGGNLALKQATGCTIVGPRADAARIPGIDVEVGEGDRYRFGGEEALVFDVPGHTRGHIAYHFADSKALFCGDTLFALGCGRLFEGTPAQMWASLGKFRTLPADTLVYCAHEYTQSNARFALTVDPKNANLKARAAEIDRLRAAGQPTVPSLLGEEVATNPFLRADDTGVAAAVGLAGADPVSVFAEVRKRKDNF; encoded by the coding sequence ATGGCGCAACTGATCGTTCACCAGATTCCAGTCCTCAGCGACAATTACGTCTATCTCGTCCATGCCGCCGCGACCGGCGAGACCGCCGTGGTCGATCCCGCCTTGGCGCCGCCGGTGCTGGCGGCGCTGGAGCAGAAGGGCTGGCGGCTGACGCACATCCTGAACACCCATCACCATGCCGACCATACCGGCGGCAATCTGGCGCTGAAACAGGCGACCGGCTGCACCATCGTCGGGCCGCGCGCCGATGCCGCGCGCATCCCCGGCATCGATGTCGAGGTCGGCGAGGGCGACCGCTACCGCTTCGGCGGGGAGGAGGCGCTGGTGTTCGACGTGCCGGGCCACACGCGCGGCCATATCGCCTATCACTTCGCCGACAGCAAGGCGCTATTCTGCGGCGACACGCTGTTCGCACTCGGCTGCGGCCGGCTGTTCGAGGGCACGCCCGCGCAGATGTGGGCCTCGCTTGGCAAGTTCCGGACCTTGCCCGCCGATACGCTTGTCTATTGCGCGCATGAATACACCCAGTCCAACGCCCGTTTCGCGCTGACCGTCGATCCGAAGAACGCGAATTTAAAGGCACGCGCGGCAGAGATCGACCGGCTGCGCGCGGCAGGCCAGCCGACCGTGCCCTCGCTGCTCGGCGAGGAGGTTGCGACCAACCCGTTCCTGCGCGCCGACGACACGGGCGTGGCCGCTGCCGTCGGCCTTGCCGGGGCGGACCCGGTTTCCGTGTTCGCCGAGGTCAGGAAGCGTAAAGATAATTTCTAA
- a CDS encoding class I SAM-dependent methyltransferase, which translates to MYDDVVDLRDFYASSLGQMARRMLRRQMRQIWPDVRGQSFLGIGYTLPYLRPFREEASRTIALMPAGQGIMHWPREGPNVTLLADEADLPLPDASMDRVLLVHALESTEHLRGLMDEIWRVMAGNGRLLVVAPHRRSLWSMRDSTPFGHGQPYSAGQIQKLLRDCRFTPIERAHALFAPPLRSRLLLRSSASFERIGQRWFPHLGGVVMVEAAKQVYATTGRREPARRRLLIPMPRPAPQGIPAGARVLRDMGEG; encoded by the coding sequence ATGTATGACGATGTCGTCGATCTGCGCGATTTCTACGCCAGCAGCCTGGGCCAGATGGCGCGCCGGATGCTGCGCCGGCAGATGCGTCAGATATGGCCGGATGTGCGCGGCCAGTCCTTCCTCGGCATTGGCTACACGCTGCCCTATCTGCGTCCGTTCCGGGAGGAGGCCTCGCGCACCATCGCCCTGATGCCGGCCGGGCAGGGCATCATGCACTGGCCGCGCGAGGGGCCCAACGTCACCCTGCTGGCCGATGAGGCTGATCTGCCGCTGCCCGATGCCTCGATGGACCGGGTGCTGCTGGTGCATGCGCTGGAAAGCACGGAGCATCTGCGCGGGCTGATGGACGAAATCTGGCGGGTGATGGCCGGCAACGGGCGGCTGCTGGTGGTCGCGCCGCACCGCCGCAGCCTGTGGTCGATGCGTGACAGCACGCCGTTCGGCCATGGCCAGCCCTACAGCGCCGGGCAGATCCAGAAGCTGCTGCGCGACTGCCGCTTCACGCCCATCGAGCGGGCGCATGCGCTGTTCGCGCCGCCGCTGCGCTCGCGCTTGCTGCTGCGCTCCTCGGCCAGCTTCGAGCGGATCGGCCAGCGCTGGTTTCCGCATCTGGGCGGGGTGGTGATGGTGGAGGCGGCCAAGCAGGTCTATGCCACCACTGGCCGGCGCGAGCCGGCGCGCCGCCGGCTGCTGATCCCGATGCCCAGGCCCGCCCCGCAGGGCATCCCCGCCGGCGCGCGGGTGCTGCGCGATATGGGCGAGGGATAG
- a CDS encoding NAD(P)(+) transhydrogenase (Re/Si-specific) subunit beta, which translates to MSATYAALLYLVASICFIMALRGLSSPVTSRQGNIFGMAGMAIAILTTLALPDVLSYGMILAGIVIGGAIGTLIAYKIQMTALPQLVAAFHSLVGLAAVFVAAAAFYSPESYGIGVAGNIAVGSLIEMSLGVAIGAITFTGSVIAFGKLQGLVTGKPLIFPMQHPLNAALGIALVVLVIVLCITQSTTVFWLIVAVGLLLGLLLILPIGGADMPVVISMLNSYSGWAAAGIGFTLQNSLLIVTGALVGASGAILSYIMCKGMNRSIFNVILGGFGGETAAAAAGGPAGDRSVKAGSADDAAFIMKNAASVVIVPGYGMAVAQAQHALREMADILKHEGVKVRYAIHPVAGRMPGHMNVLLAEANVPYDEVFELEEINRDFASTDVAFVIGANDVTNPAAKTDPASPIYGMPILEVDKAKTVLFIKRSMASGYAGVENELFFRDNTMMLFGDAKAMCEQVVKALEQL; encoded by the coding sequence ATGAGCGCAACCTACGCAGCCCTGCTCTACCTCGTCGCCAGCATCTGTTTCATCATGGCGCTGCGCGGCCTGTCCTCGCCGGTCACCAGCCGGCAGGGCAACATCTTCGGCATGGCCGGCATGGCCATTGCCATCCTCACCACCCTGGCCCTGCCAGACGTGCTGTCCTACGGCATGATCCTGGCCGGCATCGTGATCGGCGGCGCCATCGGCACGCTGATCGCCTATAAGATCCAGATGACGGCGCTGCCGCAGCTGGTGGCCGCCTTCCACAGCCTGGTCGGCCTGGCCGCCGTGTTCGTCGCCGCGGCCGCGTTCTACAGCCCGGAATCCTATGGCATCGGCGTCGCCGGCAACATCGCCGTCGGCAGCCTGATCGAGATGAGCCTGGGCGTGGCCATCGGCGCCATCACCTTCACCGGCTCGGTCATCGCCTTCGGCAAGCTGCAGGGGCTGGTTACCGGCAAGCCGCTGATCTTCCCGATGCAGCACCCGCTGAACGCGGCGCTCGGCATTGCGCTTGTGGTGCTGGTGATCGTGCTGTGCATCACCCAGTCCACCACCGTGTTCTGGCTGATCGTCGCCGTTGGCCTGCTGCTGGGATTGCTGCTGATCCTGCCGATCGGCGGCGCCGACATGCCGGTCGTCATCTCCATGCTGAATTCCTATTCCGGCTGGGCGGCGGCAGGCATCGGCTTCACCCTGCAGAACAGCCTGCTGATCGTCACCGGCGCGCTGGTCGGCGCCTCGGGCGCCATCCTCAGCTACATCATGTGCAAGGGGATGAACCGCTCGATCTTCAACGTCATCCTCGGCGGCTTCGGCGGCGAGACGGCGGCGGCTGCCGCCGGCGGGCCGGCCGGCGACCGCAGCGTGAAGGCGGGCAGCGCCGACGATGCGGCCTTCATCATGAAGAACGCCGCCTCGGTGGTGATCGTGCCGGGCTATGGCATGGCGGTCGCCCAGGCGCAGCACGCGCTGCGCGAGATGGCCGACATCCTGAAGCATGAAGGGGTGAAGGTGCGCTACGCCATCCATCCGGTGGCGGGCCGCATGCCGGGCCATATGAACGTGCTGCTGGCCGAGGCCAATGTGCCCTATGACGAGGTGTTCGAGCTGGAGGAGATCAACCGCGATTTCGCCTCCACCGACGTCGCCTTCGTGATCGGCGCCAATGACGTGACCAACCCGGCGGCCAAGACCGACCCGGCCAGCCCGATCTACGGCATGCCGATCCTCGAGGTGGACAAGGCCAAGACCGTGCTGTTCATCAAGCGCTCGATGGCGTCCGGCTATGCCGGCGTGGAGAACGAGCTGTTCTTCCGCGACAACACCATGATGCTGTTCGGCGACGCCAAGGCGATGTGCGAGCAGGTGGTGAAGGCGCTGGAACAGCTGTAA
- a CDS encoding NAD(P) transhydrogenase subunit alpha: MDQKTFIDKAAELATSASDLADRAALLANEATRITAIGAQSQDGTNFVFLLTIFVLACFVGYYVVWRVTPALHSPLMAVTNAVSSVIIVGALIAAGPVEMNFAKAMGFLAVVLASVNIFGGFIVTQRMLAMFKKKQK, translated from the coding sequence ATGGATCAGAAAACATTCATCGATAAGGCGGCGGAACTCGCCACTTCCGCCTCCGATCTCGCCGACCGGGCAGCCCTGCTGGCCAACGAGGCGACGCGCATCACCGCCATCGGCGCGCAGAGCCAGGACGGCACCAATTTCGTGTTCCTGCTGACCATCTTCGTGCTGGCCTGCTTCGTCGGCTATTACGTGGTCTGGCGGGTCACCCCGGCACTGCACTCGCCGCTGATGGCGGTCACCAACGCGGTATCCTCGGTAATCATCGTCGGCGCGCTGATCGCCGCTGGCCCGGTCGAGATGAATTTCGCCAAGGCGATGGGCTTCCTCGCGGTGGTGCTGGCCTCGGTCAACATCTTCGGCGGGTTCATCGTCACCCAGCGCATGCTGGCCATGTTCAAGAAAAAGCAGAAGTAA
- a CDS encoding Re/Si-specific NAD(P)(+) transhydrogenase subunit alpha produces MIVAIPKERRPGETRVAASPDTVKKLIDLGLDVVVEKGAGQAAAMTDDAYKAAGATIAKDTKSALEKADIVLKVQRPTGSDDKTDEVALLKEGAVLLCILNAYNDRPLLDQLAARKVATFGMEFVPRITRAQSMDVLSSQSNLAGYKSVLDAAAEFGRAFPMMMTAAGTIPPARVMIMGVGVAGLQAIATARRLGAIVSATDVRAATKEQVESLGATFVMVDSEEAKQAETAGGYAKEMSDEYKKQQAALIAETLKKQDIAICTALIPGRKAPTLITEAMVKSMKPGSVIVDLAVEQGGNCEASEPGKVVQKHGVTIVGHLNVPGRLPVDASALYAKNLLNFVTLLIDKETKALKIDLEDEIVKGTLVTQDGQIVHPAFKAA; encoded by the coding sequence ATGATCGTCGCCATTCCGAAGGAACGCCGGCCGGGCGAGACGCGTGTCGCCGCCTCGCCGGACACGGTGAAGAAACTGATCGATCTCGGCCTCGATGTGGTGGTCGAGAAAGGCGCCGGCCAGGCCGCCGCCATGACCGACGACGCCTACAAGGCCGCTGGCGCCACCATCGCCAAGGACACCAAATCGGCGCTGGAAAAGGCCGATATCGTGCTCAAGGTGCAGCGCCCGACCGGCAGCGACGACAAGACCGACGAGGTCGCGCTGCTGAAGGAAGGCGCTGTCCTGCTGTGCATCCTGAACGCCTATAACGACAGGCCGCTGCTGGACCAGTTGGCGGCCCGCAAGGTCGCCACCTTCGGCATGGAATTCGTGCCGCGCATTACCCGCGCGCAGTCGATGGACGTGCTGTCCAGCCAGTCGAATCTCGCCGGCTACAAGTCGGTGCTGGATGCCGCAGCCGAATTCGGCCGCGCCTTCCCGATGATGATGACGGCGGCCGGCACCATCCCGCCGGCCCGCGTGATGATCATGGGCGTCGGCGTCGCCGGGCTGCAGGCCATCGCCACGGCCCGGCGTCTGGGCGCCATCGTCAGCGCCACCGACGTGCGCGCCGCCACCAAGGAACAGGTCGAGAGTCTGGGCGCCACCTTCGTCATGGTGGACAGCGAGGAAGCCAAGCAGGCCGAGACCGCCGGCGGCTACGCCAAGGAAATGAGCGACGAGTATAAGAAGCAGCAGGCCGCGCTGATCGCCGAGACCCTGAAGAAGCAGGATATCGCGATCTGCACCGCGCTGATCCCCGGCCGCAAGGCGCCCACCCTCATCACCGAGGCGATGGTGAAGTCGATGAAGCCGGGCTCGGTCATCGTCGATCTGGCGGTCGAACAGGGCGGCAATTGCGAAGCCTCCGAACCGGGCAAGGTGGTGCAGAAGCATGGCGTGACCATCGTCGGCCATCTGAACGTGCCGGGCCGGCTGCCGGTCGATGCCAGCGCGCTCTATGCCAAGAATTTGCTGAACTTCGTCACCCTGCTGATCGACAAGGAAACGAAGGCGCTGAAGATCGACCTGGAGGACGAGATCGTGAAGGGCACGCTGGTCACCCAGGATGGCCAGATCGTGCATCCGGCCTTCAAGGCGGCCTGA
- a CDS encoding AzlC family ABC transporter permease, which produces MSASDEKSVPFTMGGALFGARTMIPLVLSATVFGAVYGVLARDAGLSLAETVLMSATVFAGASQLIAIQLWAAPLPVLPILIATLAVNSRMLLMGASMRPWFIHITAKQAYGSFFFLTDGNWAMAMKEYFNGYRDAAFLLGSGLALYVGWVASAAIGYGMGGMVGDPRVFGLDVLLPIFFGSLLAAMWKGRGDLLPWGVAAAVAILASQFLPGHWYILVGGFVGSLTGLVRYRQPMGGGAGGSRVA; this is translated from the coding sequence ATGTCCGCATCAGACGAAAAATCCGTTCCCTTCACGATGGGGGGCGCGCTGTTCGGCGCGCGCACCATGATTCCGCTGGTGCTGAGCGCCACGGTGTTCGGCGCGGTCTATGGCGTGCTGGCCCGCGATGCCGGCCTCAGCCTCGCCGAGACAGTGCTGATGAGCGCCACGGTGTTCGCCGGTGCCTCGCAGCTGATCGCCATCCAGCTCTGGGCCGCCCCGCTGCCGGTGCTGCCGATCCTGATCGCCACGCTGGCGGTGAATTCCCGCATGCTGCTGATGGGCGCTTCCATGCGGCCCTGGTTCATCCACATCACGGCGAAGCAGGCCTATGGCTCCTTCTTCTTCCTGACCGATGGCAACTGGGCGATGGCGATGAAGGAATATTTCAACGGCTATCGCGATGCCGCCTTCCTGCTGGGCAGCGGGCTGGCACTCTATGTCGGCTGGGTGGCGTCGGCCGCCATCGGCTATGGCATGGGCGGGATGGTTGGCGATCCGCGCGTGTTCGGGCTGGACGTGCTGCTGCCGATCTTCTTCGGCTCGCTGCTGGCGGCGATGTGGAAGGGCAGGGGTGACCTGCTGCCCTGGGGCGTGGCGGCGGCGGTCGCCATCCTGGCCTCGCAGTTCCTGCCGGGGCACTGGTACATTCTGGTGGGTGGATTCGTCGGCTCGCTGACCGGTCTCGTGCGCTACAGGCAGCCGATGGGTGGTGGGGCGGGAGGCAGCCGTGTCGCTTGA
- a CDS encoding AzlD family protein: MSLDPLSLYTILGMALITYGTRAGGFWLMRFVTLSGRVEAWLKSIPGAVIAAVVAPAVWKGGWIELTGLALAVIAIRLTKQELAAILIGIGTVAALRQFFPG; encoded by the coding sequence GTGTCGCTTGATCCGCTGTCGCTCTACACCATCCTCGGCATGGCGCTGATCACCTATGGCACGCGCGCCGGTGGCTTCTGGCTGATGCGCTTTGTGACGCTGTCCGGCCGGGTCGAGGCCTGGCTGAAGAGCATCCCCGGCGCGGTCATCGCCGCCGTGGTGGCGCCGGCGGTCTGGAAAGGCGGCTGGATCGAGCTGACCGGCCTGGCGCTGGCCGTCATCGCCATCCGGCTGACCAAGCAGGAGCTGGCCGCCATCCTGATCGGCATCGGCACGGTGGCGGCGCTGCGCCAGTTCTTTCCAGGCTGA